The following are from one region of the Ignavibacteriota bacterium genome:
- a CDS encoding site-specific DNA-methyltransferase, giving the protein MMEKFINKILNGDSLELFKDIPDNSIDITFADPPFNLKKKYNGYKDSLEFKEYLNWCEVWIKEMVRVTKPTGAIFLHNIPKWLTYYSSILNKYATFRHWISWDAPTAPMGKSLQPSHYGILYYVKDIKQSKFYELRYPHKRCRKCGYLLKDYGGKKEGLHSFGPLLSDVWTDIHRIKHNKYRDEHPCQLPIHLLERIILMSTDESDVVLDPFMGTGTTAIASKRLGRKFIGFELDNKYVTIANNKLKYEQPNSKLGDYWISFFLKDIVSLRDIDWEGLSKYYLLPQNNREIDHTQIEFIDKKKILKHFDFVINGNGKIKQDSMQLEFCNCP; this is encoded by the coding sequence ATTATGGAAAAATTTATAAATAAAATTCTAAATGGAGATTCGCTAGAATTATTCAAAGATATTCCAGATAATTCAATTGATATCACATTTGCAGACCCTCCTTTTAATTTGAAGAAAAAGTACAATGGTTATAAAGATTCTTTGGAGTTCAAAGAGTACCTGAATTGGTGTGAGGTGTGGATAAAAGAGATGGTGAGAGTTACAAAGCCTACTGGAGCTATTTTTCTACACAATATACCAAAATGGTTAACCTACTATTCATCTATCTTAAATAAATATGCAACTTTCCGACATTGGATTTCTTGGGATGCGCCAACCGCACCGATGGGTAAATCTTTACAACCATCGCATTACGGAATCTTATATTATGTAAAAGATATTAAGCAATCCAAATTTTATGAATTAAGATACCCCCACAAACGTTGTCGAAAATGTGGTTATCTTCTAAAGGATTATGGAGGAAAGAAAGAAGGATTGCATTCATTTGGACCATTACTTTCCGATGTATGGACTGATATTCATAGAATAAAACATAATAAATACAGAGACGAACATCCGTGTCAATTACCAATTCATCTATTGGAGAGAATTATTTTAATGAGCACAGATGAATCAGATGTTGTTCTGGATCCATTTATGGGTACTGGGACAACGGCGATTGCGTCGAAACGACTCGGAAGAAAATTTATAGGATTTGAATTAGATAATAAATATGTAACTATAGCAAACAATAAGCTTAAATACGAGCAACCAAATTCAAAACTTGGCGATTACTGGATTAGTTTTTTCTTAAAAGATATTGTTTCTCTCCGAGACATAGATTGGGAAGGATTATCCAAATATTATTTACTCCCTCAAAATAACCGCGAAATTGATCACACACAAATTGAGTTTATAGATAAGAAAAAAATCTTAAAGCACTTTGATTTTGTCATCAATGGAAATGGAAAAATTAAACAAGATTCAATGCAATTAGAATTTTGTAATTGTCCATAA